One Mus musculus strain C57BL/6J chromosome X, GRCm38.p6 C57BL/6J DNA window includes the following coding sequences:
- the Olfr1323 gene encoding olfactory receptor 1323 — MSMENSSTGTKFILLGMTDNYQLAVLLFGLFFIIYFITVLGNLGLVVLIQVSHRLHTPMYFFLSNLSFLDVCFSSITTPKTLVNLLSQLQEVSFFGCMAQMGLFIVFASAECNILASMAYDRYTAICRPLLYHITMSKVRCLLLVAGCYLGGLLNMVAVTTSITQLSFCQPQVISHFFCDIPPLLALACSDPWVTQVLVVGCGGFTLVTSVMVILVSYLSIFMTIMGIPSVSGKQKAFSTCASHLTAVALYYGTTMYTYLQPSRHGSQAGNRMISVFYTMLIPMLNPLIYSLRNQEVKVALQKILRHSQ, encoded by the coding sequence ATGTCAATGGAGAATTCATCTACAGGGACTAAATTCATCCTTCTTGGTATGACAGATAACTATCAGCTTGCAGTCCTACTTTTTGgactcttttttattatttatttcatcaCTGTGCTGGGGAACCTAGGGCTTGTGGTACTAATTCAAGTCAGCCACCGCCTCCATACAcctatgtatttttttctctcaaatctGTCCTTCCTTGATGTCTGTTTCTCTTCCATCACAACCCCAAAGACTTTAGTCAACTTGTTATCTCAACTACAGGAAGTTTCTTTCTTTGGATGCATGGCTCAAATGGGCTTGTTCATAGTCTTCGCTTCTGCTGAATGTAACATTTTGGCTTCTATGGCCTATGACCGATACACAGCCATCTGTCGGCCATTGCTTTACCATATTACCATGTCAAAAGTTCGTTGTCTCCTCTTGGTAGCAGGATGTTACCTTGGTGGGTTACTTAACATGGTTGCTGTAACAACTTCCATCACACAGCTGTCATTCTGCCAGCCACAGGTCATCTCACACTTCTTCTGTGATATCCCCCCACTGCTGGCCTTGGCTTGTTCTGATCCCTGGGTAACCCAAGTCTTGGTAGTTGGCTGTGGTGGATTCACCCTTGTCACCTCTGTTATGGTAATTCTTGTCTCCTACCTGTCTATATTCATGACTATCATGGGCATCCCATCAGTTTCTGGCAAACAGAAAGCCTTCTCCACCTGTGCGTCACACTTGACTGCAGTTGCTCTGTACTATGGAACAACTATGTACACGTATTTGCAACCCTCTCGGCATGGATCTCAAGCAGGAAATCGGATGATCTCGGTGTTTTATACCATGCTGATTCCCATGTTGAATCCTCTCATCTACAGTTTGAGAAATCAGGAAGTGAAAGTTGCCCTACAGAAAATACTGAGGCACAGTCAATAA